In a genomic window of Helianthus annuus cultivar XRQ/B chromosome 10, HanXRQr2.0-SUNRISE, whole genome shotgun sequence:
- the LOC110885452 gene encoding uncharacterized protein LOC110885452 encodes MDEAVNGWSKTDMVDMVQRRHAAGRHATCITGEASTASDNLNCIGDFGRLWLCWYPNTRRCKESVWLNFCLRCKLPLAGWFMLLVFRVMLHFGCCSETALRQPLEISAVAKAFCECGEDENWYYSLFTLFMLFMFESTMAKSRLKTLSELRRVRVDNQMLMVYRCGKWTEIAGTDLLPGDVLSVGRAAGQDGEEKSVPADMLILAGTAIVNKAILTGESTPQWKENSKRFDRGVTVRCRLVYRSCSCHDVFI; translated from the exons ATGGATGAAGCAGTTAATGGATGGTCGAAGACTGACATGGTAGATATGGTTCAACGAAGGCACGCAGCAGGCCGTCACGCGACCTGCATAACGGGCGAAGCATCAACCGCGAGTGACAAT TTGAATTGCATAGGAGATTTTGGGAGATTGTGGTTGTGCTGGTATCCAAACACAAGACGCTGTAAGGAATCCGTTTGGCTCAACTTTTGTCTACGCTGCAAGCTTCCATTGGCTGGATGGTTTATGCTTCTGGTTTTTCGAGTTATGCTGCATTTTG GTTGTTGCAGTGAGACAGCTTTGCGACAGCCATTGGAGATCTCTGCAGTAGCCAAAGCATTCTGTGAGTGTGGTGAAG ATGAGAACTGGTATTATAGCCTGTTCACCCTCTTTATGCTATTTATGTTTGAGTCAACAATGGCCAAAAGTCGGTTAAAAACTTTATCAGAGCTAAGACGTGTTAGAGTAGATAACCAGATGCTAATGGTCTATCGTTGTGGCAA GTGGACGGAGATAGCAGGAACTGATCTTTTGCCTGGTGATGTTTTGTCAGTCGGTCGCGCTGCTGGTCAAGATGGAGAGGAAAAATCCGTCCCCGCAGATATGCTTATTCTCGCAGGAACTGCTATTGTAAACAAGGCTATCCTTACCGGCGAGTCAACGCCCCAATGGAAG GAAAATTCCAAGAGATTTGACAGAGGCGTCACTGTCAGGTGCCGGCTTGTCTATCGTAGCTGCTCTTGCCATGATGTTTTTATTTAG